The proteins below come from a single Cinclus cinclus chromosome 23, bCinCin1.1, whole genome shotgun sequence genomic window:
- the MMEL1 gene encoding membrane metallo-endopeptidase-like 1 isoform X2, which produces MGKSESQMDIVEKSTKSGKKPWSFVAIGLAVLLLLMTCAAVALVILYASSRGNICTTPGCVTAAARIIQNMDPTADPCKDFYQYACGGWLNRHVIPETSSRYSIFDILRDELEIILKGVLETPDQGDREAFQKAKILYKSCMNESLIEQRDSLPLLEALRMVGDWPVASADWSKTKEPSWSMEENLSIMNSRFNKRVLIDMFVWNDDRDSSRHIIYIDQPSLGMPSRDYYFNGGNYQRVREAYLQFMITIAKMIREDKNVSKDDSFVQEEMVKVMEFETEIANATTPAEERHDVTLLYHKMTLAELQEKFAFNEFNWTFFIQRVMSSVSVQVDPEEEVVVYGMPYLQELKAIISKYSASTIQNYLIWRLVIDRVSSLSRRFKDARASYRKALYGTTLEDARWRECVSYVNNNMENAVGAMYVRETFAGESKRMVRDLIEKIREVFVETLDELQWMDEASKEKAREKAMAIKEQIGYPDYILEDQNEKLDLEYANLNFSEHNYFENILENLQAGAQKSLKKLRERVDQDIWIIGAAVVNAFYSPNRNQIVFPAGILQPPFFSKHQPQALNFGGIGMVIGHEITHGFDDNGRNFDKDGNMLDWWSNFSALHFKEQSLCMVHQYGNYTWELAGGQNVSGISTLGENIADNGGVRQAYKAYLKWLEREGKEPKLPGLNLSHKQLFFLNFAQVWCGSYRPEYASQSIKTDVHSPLKYRVMGSLQNFEAFSEVFHCKKGTAMHPAGKCRVW; this is translated from the exons ATGGGGAAATCAGAAAGTCAAATGGATATTGTGGAAAAATCGACCAAATCCGGGAAGAAGCCCTGGAGCTTTGTGGCCATCGGGCtggctgtcctgctgctcctcatgaCTTGTGCTGCCGTCGCCCTGGTGATCCTCTATGCCAGCAGCAGAG GCAACATCTGCACCACCCCTGGGTGTGTGACAGCAG CTGCCAGAATAATCCAGAACATGGACCCCACAGCTGACCCGTGCAAGGATTTCTACCAGTACGCCTGCGGGGGCTGGCTGAACCGGCACGTGATCCCAGAGACCAGCTCCAGATACAGCATCTTTGACATCCTGAGAGACGAGCTGGAGATCATCCTGAAAG GTGTGCTGGAGACTCCAGATCAAGGGGACAGAGAAGCATTTCAGAAAGCTAAAATCCTTTACAAGTCCTGCATGAATGAGA GTCTTATAGAGCAACGAGATTCCCTCCCTCTGCTGGAGGCCTTGAGGATGGTTGGAGATTGGCCAGTGGCTTCTGCAGACTGGAGTAAGACCAAAG AGCCAAGCTGGAGCATGGAGGAAAACCTTTCCATAATGAACTCCAGGTTTAACAAACGTGTCCTCATTGACATGTTTGTGTGGAATGACGACCGGGATTCCAGCAGACACATCAtttat ATTGACCAGCCAAGTTTGGGAATGCCATCCAGGGATTACTACTTTAATGGGGGCAACTATCAAAGA GTGAGAGAAGCTTATCTGCAGTTCATGATCACCATCGCCAAAATGATCCGGGAAGACAAGAACGTGTCCAAAGATGATTCCTTTGTCCAAGAGGAAATGGTAAAGGTCATGGAGTTTGAAACAGAGATTGCAAAT GCCACGACCCCCGCAGAGGAAAGGCATGATGTGACCTTGTTGTACCACAAAATGACCttagcagagctgcaggaaaagttTGCATTCAAT GAATTTAACTGGACCTTCTTCATCCAACGTGTCATGTCTTCAGTAAGTGTTCAAGTGGACCCAGAGGAAGAGGTGGTTGTGTATGGGATGCCATATCTGCAAGAGCTGAAAGCAATTATATCCAAGTACTCAGCCAG CACCATCCAGAACTACCTCATCTGGCGGCTGGTGATCGATCGGGTCAGCAGCTTGAGCCGGCGCTTCAAGGACGCTCGGGCCAGCTACAGGAAG GCCCTGTACGGGACGACGCTGGAGGACGCGCGCTGGAGGGAGTGCGTGAGTTACGTCAACAACAACATGGAGAACGCGGTGGGAGCCATGTATGTCCGGGAGACTTTTGCTGGTGAGAGCAAGAGGATG GTCCGGGATTTAATAGAGAAGATCCGTGAAGTGTTTGTGGAGACTTTGGATGAGTTACAGTGGATGGACGAGGCGTCCAAGGAGAAAGCTCGTGAGAAG GCAATGGCAATCAAAGAACAAATTGGCTACCCAGATTATATTTTGGAAGATCAGAATGAGAAACTGGACCTGGAATATGCCAAT TTAAACTTCAGTGAACACAACTACTTTGAAAACATCCTGGAAAACCTGCAAGCTGGAGCCCAAAAGAGCCTGAAAAAGCTTCGAGAGAGAGTTGACCAAGATAT atgGATAATTGGAGCTGCAGTGGTCAATGCATTCTATTCCCCTAACAGGAACCAGATAG TTTTTCCTGCTGGCATTCTCCAGCCCCCCTTCTTCAGCAAACACCAGCCCCAGGCCCTGAACTTTGGAGGGATTGGGATGGTTATTGGACATGAGATCACTCACGGGTTCGATGACAACG GTAGGAATTTTGACAAAGATGGGAACATGCTGGACTGGTGGAGCAATTTCTCAGCGCTGCATTTCAAGGAGCAGTCCCTGTGCATGGTGCACCAGTATGGGAACTACACCTGGGAGCTGGCTGGGGGACAGAAC GTCAGTGGCATAAGCACATTAGGAGAAAATATTGCAGATAACGGAGGAGTCCGACAGGCTTATAAG GCCTACTTGAAGTGGCTGGAACGGGAAGGGAAGGAGCCAAAGCTGCCTGGACTGAACCTGTCCCAcaaacagcttttcttcctcAACTTTGCCCAG
- the MMEL1 gene encoding membrane metallo-endopeptidase-like 1 isoform X1 — translation MGKSESQMDIVEKSTKSGKKPWSFVAIGLAVLLLLMTCAAVALVILYASSRGSPYGTNSGNICTTPGCVTAAARIIQNMDPTADPCKDFYQYACGGWLNRHVIPETSSRYSIFDILRDELEIILKGVLETPDQGDREAFQKAKILYKSCMNESLIEQRDSLPLLEALRMVGDWPVASADWSKTKEPSWSMEENLSIMNSRFNKRVLIDMFVWNDDRDSSRHIIYIDQPSLGMPSRDYYFNGGNYQRVREAYLQFMITIAKMIREDKNVSKDDSFVQEEMVKVMEFETEIANATTPAEERHDVTLLYHKMTLAELQEKFAFNEFNWTFFIQRVMSSVSVQVDPEEEVVVYGMPYLQELKAIISKYSASTIQNYLIWRLVIDRVSSLSRRFKDARASYRKALYGTTLEDARWRECVSYVNNNMENAVGAMYVRETFAGESKRMVRDLIEKIREVFVETLDELQWMDEASKEKAREKAMAIKEQIGYPDYILEDQNEKLDLEYANLNFSEHNYFENILENLQAGAQKSLKKLRERVDQDIWIIGAAVVNAFYSPNRNQIVFPAGILQPPFFSKHQPQALNFGGIGMVIGHEITHGFDDNGRNFDKDGNMLDWWSNFSALHFKEQSLCMVHQYGNYTWELAGGQNVSGISTLGENIADNGGVRQAYKAYLKWLEREGKEPKLPGLNLSHKQLFFLNFAQVWCGSYRPEYASQSIKTDVHSPLKYRVMGSLQNFEAFSEVFHCKKGTAMHPAGKCRVW, via the exons ATGGGGAAATCAGAAAGTCAAATGGATATTGTGGAAAAATCGACCAAATCCGGGAAGAAGCCCTGGAGCTTTGTGGCCATCGGGCtggctgtcctgctgctcctcatgaCTTGTGCTGCCGTCGCCCTGGTGATCCTCTATGCCAGCAGCAGAG gTTCCCCCTATGGCACCAACTCAGGCAACATCTGCACCACCCCTGGGTGTGTGACAGCAG CTGCCAGAATAATCCAGAACATGGACCCCACAGCTGACCCGTGCAAGGATTTCTACCAGTACGCCTGCGGGGGCTGGCTGAACCGGCACGTGATCCCAGAGACCAGCTCCAGATACAGCATCTTTGACATCCTGAGAGACGAGCTGGAGATCATCCTGAAAG GTGTGCTGGAGACTCCAGATCAAGGGGACAGAGAAGCATTTCAGAAAGCTAAAATCCTTTACAAGTCCTGCATGAATGAGA GTCTTATAGAGCAACGAGATTCCCTCCCTCTGCTGGAGGCCTTGAGGATGGTTGGAGATTGGCCAGTGGCTTCTGCAGACTGGAGTAAGACCAAAG AGCCAAGCTGGAGCATGGAGGAAAACCTTTCCATAATGAACTCCAGGTTTAACAAACGTGTCCTCATTGACATGTTTGTGTGGAATGACGACCGGGATTCCAGCAGACACATCAtttat ATTGACCAGCCAAGTTTGGGAATGCCATCCAGGGATTACTACTTTAATGGGGGCAACTATCAAAGA GTGAGAGAAGCTTATCTGCAGTTCATGATCACCATCGCCAAAATGATCCGGGAAGACAAGAACGTGTCCAAAGATGATTCCTTTGTCCAAGAGGAAATGGTAAAGGTCATGGAGTTTGAAACAGAGATTGCAAAT GCCACGACCCCCGCAGAGGAAAGGCATGATGTGACCTTGTTGTACCACAAAATGACCttagcagagctgcaggaaaagttTGCATTCAAT GAATTTAACTGGACCTTCTTCATCCAACGTGTCATGTCTTCAGTAAGTGTTCAAGTGGACCCAGAGGAAGAGGTGGTTGTGTATGGGATGCCATATCTGCAAGAGCTGAAAGCAATTATATCCAAGTACTCAGCCAG CACCATCCAGAACTACCTCATCTGGCGGCTGGTGATCGATCGGGTCAGCAGCTTGAGCCGGCGCTTCAAGGACGCTCGGGCCAGCTACAGGAAG GCCCTGTACGGGACGACGCTGGAGGACGCGCGCTGGAGGGAGTGCGTGAGTTACGTCAACAACAACATGGAGAACGCGGTGGGAGCCATGTATGTCCGGGAGACTTTTGCTGGTGAGAGCAAGAGGATG GTCCGGGATTTAATAGAGAAGATCCGTGAAGTGTTTGTGGAGACTTTGGATGAGTTACAGTGGATGGACGAGGCGTCCAAGGAGAAAGCTCGTGAGAAG GCAATGGCAATCAAAGAACAAATTGGCTACCCAGATTATATTTTGGAAGATCAGAATGAGAAACTGGACCTGGAATATGCCAAT TTAAACTTCAGTGAACACAACTACTTTGAAAACATCCTGGAAAACCTGCAAGCTGGAGCCCAAAAGAGCCTGAAAAAGCTTCGAGAGAGAGTTGACCAAGATAT atgGATAATTGGAGCTGCAGTGGTCAATGCATTCTATTCCCCTAACAGGAACCAGATAG TTTTTCCTGCTGGCATTCTCCAGCCCCCCTTCTTCAGCAAACACCAGCCCCAGGCCCTGAACTTTGGAGGGATTGGGATGGTTATTGGACATGAGATCACTCACGGGTTCGATGACAACG GTAGGAATTTTGACAAAGATGGGAACATGCTGGACTGGTGGAGCAATTTCTCAGCGCTGCATTTCAAGGAGCAGTCCCTGTGCATGGTGCACCAGTATGGGAACTACACCTGGGAGCTGGCTGGGGGACAGAAC GTCAGTGGCATAAGCACATTAGGAGAAAATATTGCAGATAACGGAGGAGTCCGACAGGCTTATAAG GCCTACTTGAAGTGGCTGGAACGGGAAGGGAAGGAGCCAAAGCTGCCTGGACTGAACCTGTCCCAcaaacagcttttcttcctcAACTTTGCCCAG